The Corynebacterium simulans genome contains a region encoding:
- the sufB gene encoding Fe-S cluster assembly protein SufB, which yields MTQAQPAPGLETKMSDDEIISSIGGYEYGWHDSDEAGQAAHRGLSEDVVRDISEKKNEPEWMLESRLKALRIFNKKPVPTWGPDLSAIDFDNIKYFVRSTEKQAQTWDDLPSDIKETYDKLGIPDAEKKRLVSGVAAQYESEVVYHKIREDLEAQGVIFVDTDTAVREYPEILQEYFGTVIPAGDNKFSALNNACWSGGSFVYVPKGVHVDIPLQAYFRINTENMGQFERTLIVVEEDAYVHYIEGCTAPIYNSDSLHTGVIEIVVKKGGRCRYTTIQNWSTNVYNLVTQRAKVEEGGTMEWVDGNIGSKVTMKYPSCWLTGEHAKGEVLSLAFAGEDQVQDTGSKMLHMAPHTSSNIVSKSVARNGGRAAYRGLVQVNANASNSTANVECDALLVDNNSRSDTYPYNDIRNDHVTLGHEATVSQVSEEQLFYLMSRGIAEEEAMAMIVRGFVEPIAKELPMEYALELNRLIELQMEGSVG from the coding sequence ATGACTCAGGCACAACCGGCGCCAGGCCTCGAGACCAAGATGAGTGATGACGAGATCATCTCTTCCATCGGTGGCTATGAGTACGGCTGGCACGATTCCGACGAAGCGGGCCAGGCGGCTCACCGAGGACTCAGCGAGGACGTCGTCCGCGATATCTCTGAGAAGAAGAACGAGCCGGAGTGGATGCTGGAATCCCGTCTGAAGGCACTGCGCATTTTTAACAAGAAGCCGGTTCCAACGTGGGGCCCGGATCTTTCCGCTATCGACTTCGACAACATCAAGTACTTCGTCCGCTCCACTGAGAAGCAGGCGCAGACCTGGGACGATCTTCCTTCTGATATCAAGGAGACCTACGACAAGCTGGGTATCCCGGATGCCGAGAAGAAGCGCCTGGTCTCCGGCGTTGCTGCGCAGTACGAGTCTGAGGTTGTCTACCACAAGATTCGCGAGGACCTTGAGGCCCAGGGCGTTATCTTTGTCGATACCGATACCGCAGTGCGCGAGTACCCGGAAATTCTCCAGGAGTACTTCGGCACCGTCATCCCGGCTGGCGATAATAAATTCTCCGCGCTGAACAATGCCTGCTGGTCCGGCGGCTCCTTTGTCTATGTTCCAAAGGGCGTGCACGTGGATATTCCGTTGCAGGCATACTTCCGCATCAACACCGAGAACATGGGCCAGTTCGAGCGCACCCTCATCGTCGTTGAGGAAGACGCTTATGTTCACTACATCGAGGGTTGTACCGCTCCTATCTACAACTCCGATTCTTTGCACACCGGCGTTATCGAGATCGTCGTGAAGAAGGGCGGCCGTTGCCGCTACACCACGATCCAGAACTGGTCCACCAACGTTTACAACCTGGTTACCCAGCGCGCAAAGGTGGAAGAGGGCGGCACCATGGAATGGGTCGATGGCAACATCGGTTCCAAGGTCACCATGAAGTACCCGTCTTGTTGGCTGACCGGCGAGCATGCCAAGGGCGAAGTTCTCTCTCTGGCCTTCGCTGGCGAGGATCAGGTTCAGGACACCGGTTCCAAGATGCTGCACATGGCCCCGCATACGTCCTCCAACATCGTGTCCAAGTCCGTCGCCCGCAACGGTGGCCGCGCGGCTTACCGCGGCCTGGTGCAGGTCAACGCGAACGCCTCCAACTCGACCGCGAACGTCGAGTGCGACGCATTGCTCGTGGACAACAATTCGCGTTCCGATACATACCCGTACAACGACATCCGTAATGACCACGTGACCTTGGGCCACGAGGCAACGGTGTCCCAGGTTTCCGAAGAGCAGCTGTTCTACCTCATGTCCCGCGGCATCGCGGAAGAAGAGGCAATGGCGATGATCGTGCGCGGCTTCGTGGAGCCAATCGCAAAGGAGCTCCCGATGGAGTACGCCCTCGAGCTCAACCGCCTTATTGAACTGCAGATGGAAGGATCGGTGGGCTAA
- a CDS encoding helix-turn-helix transcriptional regulator produces MVPEKETRTTEGDTRRQVMLLLLKDGPVTASYLGERLGLSAAGIRRHLDILVEEELTEVVQRKSLAAGRGRPAKHFRLTDRGRAQFGHAYDALASDALNALRAAGGAEAVRNFAKARFEKLLEDVHPLIGEDESIEEVAQKLAAVLDEHGYAATVNSAGFGVQICQHHCPVAHVAAEHPELCEAEQEVFSALLGKHVQPLASIADGHGICTTNIPLTNIPLTPVSQDRKTNH; encoded by the coding sequence ATGGTCCCAGAAAAGGAGACCAGAACCACTGAAGGCGATACCCGCCGCCAGGTCATGCTTCTCCTTCTTAAGGATGGGCCGGTTACGGCCTCGTATCTTGGCGAGCGCCTAGGTCTTTCGGCCGCCGGTATCCGCCGGCACTTAGACATTCTGGTGGAAGAAGAGCTCACGGAGGTGGTCCAGCGTAAGTCGCTCGCGGCTGGCCGCGGCCGCCCCGCCAAGCATTTCCGCCTCACAGACCGCGGGCGTGCACAATTCGGGCATGCCTACGACGCACTGGCTTCCGATGCCCTGAACGCCCTAAGGGCGGCAGGTGGAGCCGAGGCCGTGCGCAATTTCGCAAAAGCCCGCTTTGAAAAGCTCCTTGAGGACGTGCACCCGCTTATCGGGGAAGATGAGTCCATAGAGGAAGTTGCCCAAAAGTTGGCTGCTGTCTTGGACGAACATGGCTATGCTGCGACCGTCAACAGTGCCGGCTTTGGTGTGCAGATTTGCCAGCACCATTGCCCAGTCGCCCATGTGGCTGCAGAGCATCCGGAACTATGTGAGGCTGAACAGGAAGTCTTTTCTGCCCTGTTAGGTAAACACGTGCAGCCCTTGGCTTCTATTGCAGATGGCCATGGAATCTGCACCACAAACATCCCCTTGACAAACATCCCCTTGACACCGGTTAGCCAAGACCGGAAAACAAATCATTAG
- the mptB gene encoding polyprenol phosphomannose-dependent alpha 1,6 mannosyltransferase MptB — protein MKQRLTAFLTGIRQDLPRLGSAGSRSAQLHADGNSEDAAGSLPGALYDLLPDEDAARPRTTIAQLRAFFVLRWMGTLGAILIAVGGLGAGALPVVGNPYDNVPFGSLMSRMLQSASALVFCGVGLMVTAWVLMAPFVGTPLRNTENNGEHSRPGRLVTESQLWRTWAGWVIPLIFTAPLFTQDIYSYLANGSIVAQGLDPYSGGPVELLGSADPLARSVPFIWANSPSPYGPVALGLAGIVSVLTSNSIILGVIAHRLLSLAGIIAAGWAISQLAIRCRVSPESALWLGILNPLTTLHLVGGIHNESVMLGLALVGVELGLRGVDRLGGAPAWLYFLCSGLLISCAGMVKVTGFIGLGFVGMALARVLLIRRGYSTPRAIGSAIALQFFILMAAIALVTLTSGIGLGWITGQGGAASIRSWLSSSTAVGVSAGFLGMLLGLGDHTDAILTFTRTIGVIIAAGFMLRMLLATYRGSIHPVGGLGIATLVLVIFFPVVHPWYILWAVLPLAAWANRLIFRITVVIYSAAMSFFVLPRGLGLPPGTILVIYTAAIVTYLVVMGLWMVLLRRSRISVLN, from the coding sequence ATGAAACAACGCCTCACTGCTTTCCTCACGGGTATCCGCCAGGATCTCCCGCGTCTTGGCAGTGCGGGATCGCGTTCCGCGCAGCTGCATGCCGATGGAAATAGCGAAGATGCGGCCGGCTCCCTGCCCGGCGCACTCTATGATCTTCTGCCAGATGAAGACGCCGCTCGCCCGCGTACCACCATCGCCCAGCTGCGCGCCTTCTTTGTGCTGCGATGGATGGGCACGCTGGGTGCCATCCTCATCGCCGTCGGCGGCCTTGGGGCCGGCGCGCTGCCCGTAGTAGGCAACCCCTATGACAACGTGCCCTTCGGGTCATTGATGTCGCGCATGTTGCAATCGGCTTCTGCCCTCGTCTTCTGCGGTGTAGGCCTGATGGTCACCGCATGGGTGCTCATGGCCCCGTTTGTTGGAACGCCTTTGCGCAACACCGAAAACAATGGCGAGCATTCACGGCCAGGCCGGTTGGTTACTGAAAGCCAGCTCTGGCGCACCTGGGCCGGTTGGGTGATCCCGCTTATCTTCACTGCGCCCCTTTTTACCCAGGACATTTATTCCTATTTGGCCAACGGCTCCATCGTCGCCCAGGGCCTCGATCCATACTCTGGTGGCCCGGTGGAGCTTCTCGGTTCAGCCGATCCTTTGGCGCGCTCGGTCCCCTTCATCTGGGCTAACTCGCCCTCGCCTTATGGCCCCGTCGCACTCGGGTTGGCCGGGATAGTCAGCGTGCTCACCAGCAATTCGATCATCCTGGGGGTTATCGCACACCGCCTGCTTTCGCTAGCCGGCATCATCGCCGCTGGCTGGGCCATCTCGCAGTTGGCTATCCGCTGCCGAGTCTCGCCCGAGTCCGCACTGTGGTTGGGCATCCTTAACCCGCTGACAACGTTGCACCTGGTAGGTGGCATCCACAATGAATCGGTCATGCTGGGATTGGCCTTGGTTGGCGTTGAGCTCGGCCTGCGCGGCGTCGACCGCCTAGGCGGCGCTCCGGCATGGCTGTACTTTTTATGCTCGGGGTTGCTCATATCATGCGCCGGAATGGTCAAAGTTACGGGCTTCATTGGACTGGGATTCGTCGGAATGGCTCTCGCCCGCGTGCTGCTCATCCGCCGCGGATACTCCACCCCACGCGCCATCGGTAGCGCCATCGCCCTGCAATTTTTCATCCTGATGGCCGCAATTGCCCTTGTCACGCTGACTTCCGGGATCGGGCTTGGCTGGATAACCGGGCAAGGCGGCGCGGCATCCATCCGCTCGTGGTTGTCCTCTAGTACTGCAGTCGGCGTCAGTGCTGGCTTCCTCGGAATGCTCTTAGGACTGGGCGATCACACCGACGCCATCCTCACTTTCACCCGTACCATCGGCGTCATCATCGCAGCCGGTTTCATGCTGCGTATGTTGCTAGCCACCTATCGTGGCAGCATCCACCCGGTAGGCGGCCTCGGCATCGCCACCTTGGTGCTGGTCATCTTCTTCCCGGTGGTTCACCCGTGGTACATCCTGTGGGCCGTACTGCCCTTGGCGGCGTGGGCCAACCGTCTCATCTTCCGTATCACGGTGGTTATATATTCTGCGGCGATGAGTTTCTTCGTGCTCCCTCGGGGCCTTGGCCTACCGCCCGGCACAATCTTGGTCATTTATACCGCAGCTATCGTCACTTATCTCGTGGTCATGGGACTGTGGATGGTGCTATTACGCCGTTCGCGAATCAGTGTCCTAAACTAG
- a CDS encoding ABC transporter ATP-binding protein → MNATFDGAPALELSNVVKSFGDKRAVDGLSFRVERGEMLCLLGPNGAGKTTTIEMCEGFKKPTSGSIRVLGLNPSTDPDAVRERIGIMLQGGGSYSGIRVREMLQLSAKYSANPLDPDWLIEQLGLKGVEKNTYRRLSGGQQQRLSLALAIIGRPELVFLDEPTAGLDAQSRLAVWDLIRALRNDGVTTVLTTHLMDEAEALADHVVIVDHGHMVAQGTTAELMESTGSPLITFETATEVDLNALNTAGLPTEATRPLHYRVETPATPDVIARLAQELAQQSVTLRNLDTTHRNLEDVFLDITGRELRS, encoded by the coding sequence GTGAATGCAACTTTCGATGGAGCACCAGCGCTAGAGCTCAGCAACGTGGTCAAGTCCTTCGGCGATAAACGGGCCGTCGACGGACTCAGCTTCCGCGTAGAACGCGGCGAGATGCTGTGCCTGCTTGGACCTAACGGCGCCGGCAAAACCACCACCATCGAGATGTGTGAAGGCTTTAAGAAGCCGACGTCGGGAAGCATCCGCGTCTTGGGCCTTAATCCCAGCACCGACCCCGATGCCGTGCGCGAGCGCATCGGCATCATGCTCCAGGGCGGCGGTTCCTACTCTGGCATCCGCGTACGCGAGATGCTGCAGCTCAGCGCCAAGTACAGTGCAAACCCGCTCGATCCCGACTGGCTGATTGAACAGCTGGGGCTTAAAGGAGTGGAGAAAAACACTTATCGACGCCTCTCCGGTGGCCAGCAACAGCGCCTGTCCCTAGCGCTGGCAATCATCGGCCGCCCGGAGTTGGTCTTCCTCGATGAACCAACTGCAGGGCTCGACGCCCAATCCCGCTTGGCCGTGTGGGATCTCATCCGCGCGCTCCGCAACGACGGCGTAACCACCGTTTTGACCACCCACCTGATGGACGAGGCCGAGGCTTTGGCTGACCATGTGGTCATCGTGGACCACGGACACATGGTGGCGCAGGGTACAACGGCAGAGCTCATGGAATCCACGGGCTCACCTCTCATCACTTTCGAGACAGCCACCGAGGTGGACCTTAACGCGCTCAACACGGCAGGGCTGCCCACTGAGGCCACCCGCCCACTGCACTACCGCGTGGAAACCCCGGCTACCCCAGACGTCATCGCCCGCCTGGCCCAGGAGCTTGCCCAGCAAAGCGTTACCTTGCGCAACCTGGACACCACCCACCGCAACCTTGAGGATGTCTTCCTCGACATCACCGGCCGCGAGCTGCGCAGCTAA
- a CDS encoding ABC transporter permease — MTRFEPGTFQPHPQRASVWTMARAQGLIESKLMLRHGEQQLLSIVIPLAFLIGAARMENITGHGLKEIFPMVLAVAATSSGFTGQAIALAFDRRYGALKRTGASGVPAWTIIVGKIAAVFSMVAVQVLVLGGVAFLLGLRASLGGILLGLITLILGVCAFTALGLLLGGTLSSEVVLAVANLIWFILMGVVGWAMYTQGLSNDGILTVVPTVAMASALADALNHTFPWQELLVLLAWAGAASFAAVRWFRFEG; from the coding sequence ATGACGCGTTTCGAACCAGGAACCTTTCAGCCTCACCCGCAGCGTGCCAGCGTCTGGACCATGGCACGAGCTCAGGGCCTAATCGAGTCCAAACTCATGCTGCGCCATGGTGAGCAGCAACTGCTCAGCATCGTCATTCCCCTGGCCTTTTTGATTGGCGCCGCACGGATGGAGAACATCACCGGCCACGGCCTGAAAGAAATATTCCCCATGGTCTTGGCTGTGGCGGCCACAAGCTCCGGCTTTACCGGCCAAGCCATCGCGCTGGCCTTTGACCGCCGATACGGCGCACTGAAGCGAACCGGCGCCTCCGGCGTCCCGGCCTGGACCATCATCGTGGGCAAGATTGCCGCTGTCTTCTCAATGGTCGCGGTCCAAGTCCTCGTCCTCGGCGGTGTTGCCTTCCTGCTTGGCCTTCGGGCTAGCCTTGGCGGCATCTTGCTGGGGCTTATCACCCTCATCCTGGGCGTGTGCGCCTTCACCGCGCTCGGCCTGCTGCTCGGCGGCACTTTAAGTTCCGAGGTAGTCCTCGCGGTTGCGAACCTCATCTGGTTCATTCTGATGGGAGTCGTCGGCTGGGCCATGTACACCCAGGGCTTGAGCAATGACGGCATCCTTACCGTGGTGCCCACCGTCGCGATGGCAAGCGCGCTCGCCGACGCCCTCAACCACACCTTCCCCTGGCAGGAACTACTCGTGCTCCTCGCCTGGGCCGGCGCCGCCTCCTTCGCAGCGGTGCGCTGGTTCCGCTTCGAGGGCTAG
- a CDS encoding COX15/CtaA family protein, whose amino-acid sequence MNSGNKVSTFFREATPAIKAQRFIAMILLVCQGGITVSGAIVRVTGSGLGCITWPECHPGSLVPLSGAAPWIHQLIEFGNRLLTFVVTAAAVAAIMAMHMARRRTELKVYAWLNLAGIVVQAIIGAISVLLKLNWWAVALHFLPSMVLVWLAAMLYSRILEPDDGVRTQIFPQAIRVLAAMASIALAVVLTTGTMVTGSGVHSGDDGVGMEGRLNVDTEMMAVAHAICMYAYLILTVIVVFMLYRVQAPALVKKAAWMLIACILIQWGIGVAQFYMHIPRWTVPIHIGMSSVVTAFTALLWAHGVRRVNGTEGLKTGSPAAEEKFAARQATLAK is encoded by the coding sequence GTGAATTCCGGTAACAAAGTATCTACGTTTTTCCGCGAGGCGACGCCCGCCATCAAGGCGCAGCGTTTCATCGCGATGATTCTGCTTGTCTGCCAAGGCGGCATTACCGTATCCGGCGCCATTGTGCGCGTTACTGGTTCCGGCCTTGGCTGCATCACCTGGCCCGAGTGCCACCCGGGCTCGCTTGTTCCTCTCTCCGGCGCAGCACCGTGGATCCACCAACTCATCGAGTTCGGTAACCGCCTACTTACCTTCGTCGTCACGGCCGCCGCAGTGGCTGCCATCATGGCGATGCATATGGCGCGCCGCCGCACTGAGTTGAAGGTTTACGCGTGGTTGAACTTGGCCGGCATCGTGGTTCAGGCAATCATCGGCGCCATCTCCGTTTTATTGAAGCTCAACTGGTGGGCCGTGGCGCTGCACTTCCTGCCATCGATGGTTCTCGTCTGGTTGGCTGCAATGCTTTACTCCCGCATCCTTGAGCCTGACGACGGCGTGCGTACCCAGATCTTCCCGCAGGCCATCCGCGTGTTGGCCGCGATGGCATCCATTGCCCTCGCCGTGGTTCTCACCACCGGCACCATGGTCACCGGCTCTGGTGTCCACTCTGGCGACGATGGCGTCGGCATGGAAGGGCGCCTCAACGTCGATACCGAGATGATGGCCGTGGCTCATGCGATTTGCATGTACGCCTACCTGATCCTCACCGTCATTGTGGTCTTCATGCTTTACCGCGTTCAAGCACCAGCTTTGGTCAAGAAGGCCGCGTGGATGCTCATCGCCTGCATTCTCATCCAATGGGGTATCGGCGTCGCCCAGTTCTACATGCACATCCCGCGCTGGACGGTGCCAATCCACATCGGCATGTCTTCCGTAGTCACCGCTTTCACCGCTCTCCTATGGGCGCATGGTGTTCGCCGCGTCAACGGCACAGAGGGCCTGAAGACTGGCTCCCCAGCAGCCGAAGAAAAGTTCGCTGCACGGCAGGCAACACTGGCGAAATAA
- a CDS encoding quinone oxidoreductase family protein, translating into MYAIQVNHKGGPEVLEYVETSAPTPTEDQLLVDVIVAGVNYIDTYYREGIYSATPPFILGLEGTGRVVHDPKGEIAEGTMVAWDHAFGSYAEQVCVPRDRIVAVPDDFPPEVAGSMLLQGMTAHYLANGVYQLGEGASCLITAGAGGVGLILTQMAKAAGATVYTVVSTDEKEALSYEAGADQVFRYGEGLAEQVRRFNGGFGVDVVYDGVGKDTFMESLEVVRPRGTVALFGAASGPVPPMDPQLLNKHGSIFLTRPSLGAWTSQEGEFQMRAQAVVQAVTDGDVVFNVTASYPLAEAAQAHRDLQERKTTGSIVLRVREDN; encoded by the coding sequence ATGTACGCAATTCAGGTCAACCACAAAGGTGGCCCAGAGGTCCTCGAGTATGTAGAGACTTCGGCACCCACCCCTACCGAGGATCAGCTGCTTGTCGACGTAATCGTGGCCGGTGTCAACTACATCGACACCTATTACCGCGAAGGCATCTACAGCGCCACGCCTCCTTTCATCCTCGGCCTCGAAGGCACTGGTCGCGTTGTCCACGACCCAAAGGGCGAAATCGCCGAGGGCACCATGGTGGCTTGGGACCACGCTTTCGGCTCCTATGCGGAGCAAGTATGCGTGCCGCGCGACCGCATCGTTGCGGTCCCCGATGACTTCCCGCCTGAGGTAGCTGGTTCGATGCTCCTGCAGGGAATGACCGCTCATTACCTAGCAAATGGCGTGTACCAGCTCGGCGAGGGCGCCTCCTGCCTTATCACCGCGGGCGCAGGAGGCGTGGGCCTTATCCTCACCCAAATGGCTAAGGCAGCCGGTGCCACGGTTTACACGGTGGTCTCTACCGATGAAAAAGAAGCCTTGTCATACGAGGCTGGCGCTGACCAAGTGTTCCGTTACGGCGAAGGACTTGCTGAGCAGGTTCGCCGCTTCAACGGTGGTTTCGGTGTGGACGTTGTCTACGACGGCGTCGGCAAGGATACCTTCATGGAGTCGCTCGAAGTGGTGCGTCCACGCGGCACCGTGGCACTGTTTGGCGCGGCCTCCGGCCCGGTTCCACCGATGGATCCGCAGCTACTCAACAAGCACGGCTCAATCTTTTTGACCCGGCCTTCTCTGGGCGCGTGGACCTCCCAGGAAGGCGAGTTCCAAATGCGTGCCCAGGCAGTCGTTCAGGCGGTAACCGACGGCGACGTGGTCTTCAACGTCACGGCCTCCTACCCGCTCGCAGAAGCCGCGCAAGCCCATCGCGATCTCCAAGAGCGCAAGACCACCGGTTCTATCGTCTTAAGAGTGCGCGAGGACAACTAG
- a CDS encoding heme o synthase, which yields METLKAYFALTKPRIIELLLVAAIPAMLQAQRGVESVTDNFWLILSTIFGGWMGAAAAHTFNNVVDYEIDQKMQRTRARPLVRASISRRNAAIFAWVMLALSVFWLGVLAHSWLAAFFVILTNFFYVFVYTKFLKMRNSQNIVWGGLAGCMPAMVGWAVIRDNAPAGEPDKWWQAIVLFLIIFFWTPPHTWALAMKYKEDYRKAGVPMLPVVAPEVEVTRQIVWYTVGTLIVTFLIIPAASWIYLVAAVGSGAVFLWIAVALHRGVKQGEKVKPMRLFIYSNNYLSVLFIGLSIDAVLGWESIGSMLGWSTAWF from the coding sequence TTGGAGACGTTAAAGGCCTATTTTGCGCTGACGAAGCCGAGGATCATTGAGCTTTTGCTAGTCGCCGCAATTCCGGCGATGCTCCAAGCGCAGCGTGGTGTTGAATCCGTCACGGATAACTTCTGGCTAATCCTTTCCACCATCTTCGGCGGCTGGATGGGCGCTGCGGCTGCCCACACCTTCAACAATGTGGTGGACTATGAGATCGACCAGAAAATGCAGCGCACTCGCGCTAGGCCGCTCGTGCGTGCGAGTATCTCGCGCCGCAATGCTGCCATCTTTGCGTGGGTGATGTTGGCGCTTTCGGTCTTCTGGCTGGGCGTTCTGGCGCACTCCTGGCTGGCAGCGTTCTTCGTCATCCTGACTAACTTCTTCTATGTCTTCGTCTATACGAAGTTTTTGAAGATGCGCAATTCCCAAAACATCGTCTGGGGCGGCCTCGCTGGCTGTATGCCGGCGATGGTGGGATGGGCAGTAATTCGTGACAATGCCCCTGCTGGTGAGCCCGATAAGTGGTGGCAGGCTATCGTGCTGTTCCTTATTATCTTCTTTTGGACACCGCCGCATACGTGGGCACTGGCAATGAAGTACAAGGAGGACTACCGCAAGGCAGGCGTTCCGATGCTGCCGGTAGTCGCCCCTGAGGTCGAGGTAACCCGCCAGATTGTCTGGTACACGGTCGGTACGCTCATCGTGACCTTCCTGATCATCCCTGCCGCCTCGTGGATCTATTTGGTGGCTGCAGTTGGTTCCGGCGCCGTCTTCTTGTGGATTGCCGTTGCACTTCACCGAGGCGTCAAGCAGGGCGAAAAGGTCAAGCCCATGCGCTTGTTCATCTACTCCAATAACTACCTGTCGGTCTTGTTCATCGGCCTATCTATCGACGCTGTGCTGGGCTGGGAATCCATCGGCAGCATGCTTGGCTGGTCGACGGCTTGGTTCTAA